One genomic segment of Aquamicrobium lusatiense includes these proteins:
- a CDS encoding DNA recombination protein RmuC, whose protein sequence is MSDIFSQTVIQLGATTITLGQALAFCAVAFLCLSVAMIVTLLRFSRARAIAVSEAAENARDAEARMVEILRSQAEMQGRMGAIAEVFGTRQAELTQSISQRLDAMSGRLGQTISEQTRATHENLSRLQERLATIDSAQGNIQALAGQVVQLQAILSNKQTRGAFGQSRMEAIVADGLPMGTYEFQATLSNGNRPDCLVRMPNDAPSLVIDAKFPLEAWNAIRAAETPEAQKAAAQAFRRDVEIHIRDIAGKYFIQGETQDTAFMFVPSESVFAEIHENFEALVQRAHRSRIVIVSPSLLMLSIQVIQAILKDARMREQAHVIQGEVIRLMEDVTRLDERVRRLQTHFGQATRDIDEILVSASKVTKRGQKIEALELSSNAGQTAASADEAVTAPAATSRTGQLRLRIVEDAD, encoded by the coding sequence ATGAGTGACATCTTTTCTCAAACCGTCATCCAGCTTGGCGCCACCACGATCACACTTGGTCAGGCGCTGGCCTTCTGCGCCGTCGCCTTCCTGTGCCTGTCGGTGGCGATGATCGTCACACTGCTGCGGTTTTCCCGGGCCCGTGCCATTGCCGTGTCGGAAGCGGCAGAAAACGCCCGCGATGCGGAGGCGCGGATGGTGGAAATCCTGCGCAGCCAGGCCGAGATGCAGGGCCGCATGGGCGCCATCGCCGAAGTGTTCGGCACGAGGCAGGCGGAACTGACGCAATCGATCAGCCAGCGGCTCGATGCCATGAGCGGGCGGCTCGGCCAGACCATCAGCGAACAGACCCGCGCCACGCATGAAAACCTTTCGCGGCTACAGGAACGGCTGGCCACCATCGACAGCGCGCAGGGCAACATACAGGCGCTGGCCGGTCAGGTCGTGCAGCTTCAGGCGATCCTTTCCAACAAGCAGACGCGCGGCGCCTTCGGCCAGTCGCGCATGGAGGCCATCGTCGCCGACGGGCTGCCTATGGGCACCTATGAGTTTCAGGCCACGCTTTCAAACGGCAACCGGCCGGACTGCCTTGTCAGGATGCCGAACGACGCCCCCTCGCTGGTGATCGACGCCAAGTTTCCGCTGGAGGCGTGGAACGCCATTCGCGCGGCCGAAACGCCGGAGGCGCAGAAGGCCGCGGCACAGGCCTTCCGGCGCGACGTCGAAATCCACATCCGCGACATTGCCGGCAAATATTTCATTCAGGGCGAGACACAGGACACGGCGTTCATGTTCGTGCCGTCCGAATCGGTTTTCGCCGAGATTCACGAGAATTTCGAGGCGCTCGTGCAGCGCGCCCACCGTTCTCGTATCGTCATCGTCTCGCCATCGCTGCTGATGCTGTCGATTCAGGTCATACAGGCGATCCTCAAGGATGCGCGCATGCGCGAGCAGGCCCATGTCATCCAGGGCGAGGTGATCCGGCTCATGGAGGATGTCACGCGGCTGGACGAGCGGGTGCGCCGGTTGCAAACCCATTTCGGTCAGGCCACCCGGGACATAGATGAAATCCTCGTCTCGGCCTCCAAAGTGACGAAGCGCGGACAGAAGATCGAGGCGCTCGAACTGAGCAGCAATGCGGGACAGACCGCCGCCAGCGCCGACGAGGCAGTAACCGCCCCTGCGGCCACATCCAGAACCGGACAACTGCGGTTACGTATCGTGGAGGATGCCGACTGA
- a CDS encoding GNAT family N-acetyltransferase, which yields MRPITVRPAVSEDRAAIRIVEARAFGRDDEADLVEALVAAGDDVLELVAEQDGRIVGHVLFTRLKVRGAAQDISAVALAPLAVLPEFRNAGIGSALVEEAHRLLQGRGETLSVVLGDPAYYRRFGYSHARAAGFDSVFQCAELMALAWGDAPFEGRLVYAPAFGAEAAG from the coding sequence ATCCGTCCCATCACGGTTCGCCCGGCCGTTTCCGAAGATCGGGCAGCCATTCGTATTGTCGAGGCAAGGGCATTCGGCCGCGATGACGAAGCCGATCTGGTCGAGGCCCTCGTTGCCGCCGGTGATGATGTGCTTGAACTGGTTGCAGAACAGGATGGGCGGATCGTAGGCCATGTTCTGTTCACGCGTCTGAAGGTCAGGGGCGCGGCGCAGGACATAAGCGCCGTGGCGCTCGCGCCGCTGGCCGTCCTGCCGGAATTCCGGAATGCGGGCATCGGCAGCGCGCTGGTCGAAGAAGCGCACAGGCTTTTGCAGGGACGTGGCGAAACGCTTTCCGTGGTGCTCGGGGATCCGGCCTATTACCGGCGCTTCGGCTACAGCCACGCGCGCGCGGCCGGTTTCGACAGCGTGTTCCAGTGCGCGGAGCTGATGGCGCTGGCATGGGGCGATGCGCCTTTCGAGGGCCGGCTTGTCTACGCGCCTGCCTTCGGCGCCGAAGCGGCCGGCTGA
- the fmt gene encoding methionyl-tRNA formyltransferase, producing the protein MALRVVFMGTPEFSAPTLRAVAEAGHQIVAVYTQPPRAAGRRGLELTPSPVQREAERLGIPVFTPLSLKSADEQEAFRALNADVAVVVAYGLLLPSAILEAPRFGCLNGHASLLPRWRGAAPIQRAIMAGDTETGVMVMRMEEGLDTGPVALTRKVAIGADMTGGELHDALMPISAELMVEALAKLEAGTLGFVPQPEEGALYARKIDKAETRIDWSRPAPEVHNHIRGLSPFPGSWCEFGAGGRPERLKLLRSTLAEGAGEPGTVLDDALAIACGTGAVRLAEVQRAGSRAVSAEEFLRGARLEVGTKLS; encoded by the coding sequence ATGGCTTTGCGCGTCGTATTCATGGGCACGCCGGAGTTTTCGGCGCCCACGCTCCGCGCTGTTGCCGAAGCAGGCCACCAGATCGTCGCCGTCTATACCCAGCCGCCGCGCGCAGCGGGTCGGCGCGGGCTGGAACTCACGCCTTCGCCAGTCCAGCGCGAAGCCGAAAGGCTCGGCATTCCCGTTTTCACGCCGCTTTCGCTCAAGTCCGCAGATGAGCAGGAGGCCTTTCGCGCACTGAATGCCGACGTGGCGGTCGTCGTCGCCTATGGCCTGCTTCTGCCGAGCGCCATTCTGGAAGCGCCGCGCTTCGGCTGCCTCAACGGCCACGCCTCGCTTCTGCCGCGCTGGCGCGGCGCCGCCCCCATCCAGCGTGCCATCATGGCAGGTGACACCGAAACCGGCGTCATGGTCATGCGCATGGAGGAGGGGCTGGATACGGGCCCCGTGGCCCTGACCCGAAAGGTTGCCATCGGCGCGGACATGACCGGCGGTGAACTGCACGATGCGCTGATGCCGATCAGTGCGGAACTGATGGTGGAGGCGCTGGCGAAGCTTGAGGCCGGCACGCTCGGCTTCGTGCCGCAACCTGAGGAAGGCGCGCTCTACGCCAGAAAAATCGACAAGGCCGAAACCCGGATCGACTGGAGCCGCCCGGCACCTGAGGTCCACAACCACATTCGTGGCCTGTCGCCGTTTCCGGGAAGCTGGTGCGAGTTCGGAGCGGGCGGCAGGCCGGAACGGCTGAAGCTGTTGCGCTCGACGCTGGCTGAGGGAGCAGGCGAGCCGGGCACCGTGCTCGACGATGCGCTCGCCATCGCCTGCGGCACCGGCGCGGTGCGGCTTGCCGAAGTGCAGCGGGCGGGTTCGCGGGCCGTTTCCGCCGAGGAGTTCCTGCGCGGGGCGCGGCTGGAAGTCGGAACGAAGCTCTCATGA
- the def gene encoding peptide deformylase, producing the protein MTIKPLIILPDPLLRQVSKPVERVDDSLRRLADDMLETMYDAPGIGLAAIQIGLPMRLLVIDLAKEDDEPAPHVFVNPEILESSDERSVYEEGCLSIPEYYAEVERPASVRVKYVDRDGKEQEIKAEGLMATCLQHEIDHLNGVLFIDHISKLKRDMVMRKFRKLARDKPAPKLVG; encoded by the coding sequence ATGACGATCAAGCCGCTCATCATCCTTCCCGATCCCTTGCTGCGTCAGGTGTCCAAACCGGTCGAGCGCGTCGACGATTCGCTGCGCAGGCTGGCCGACGACATGCTGGAAACCATGTATGACGCCCCCGGCATCGGCCTCGCCGCCATCCAGATCGGGCTGCCGATGCGGTTGCTGGTCATCGACCTCGCCAAGGAGGATGACGAACCGGCGCCGCATGTCTTCGTCAATCCCGAAATCCTGGAAAGCAGCGACGAGCGCTCCGTTTACGAAGAGGGCTGCCTGTCGATCCCCGAATATTACGCGGAGGTCGAGCGCCCGGCATCGGTGCGGGTGAAATATGTCGACCGGGATGGCAAGGAGCAGGAGATCAAGGCCGAAGGGCTGATGGCGACCTGCCTTCAGCATGAGATCGACCATCTCAACGGCGTGCTGTTCATCGACCACATTTCAAAGCTCAAGCGCGATATGGTGATGCGCAAGTTCCGCAAGCTGGCGCGTGACAAGCCGGCTCCGAAGCTCGTAGGCTGA